From the genome of Grus americana isolate bGruAme1 chromosome 4, bGruAme1.mat, whole genome shotgun sequence:
tttttctttcagggagTCACATAGATTAGAATACTTAGAAAAGTGACTGAAGTTCAAATAAATTCTAGCTTCCAAGCACAGAGGGTTATTCCGCTAAGCATAAGGCAGAAACATACTTTCTCTGAAGGGATGTAACTTCTAATTATGTATTGCTCCCTGCAGCCTATACGCTAGGATCATTATTATCTTCCATGTTTATTAATTAGCTACCTGATGTTAACAAGAAGATAACTTCTAGGAGATATGCAAATAattctgcaattttcttttccagtgactCAGTATTCACATCAGAAATGTGTTAACAGGATACAAAGCCTATTAAGAAGCCCTCCGCGTAATTATCCTCTTCCTTGCCTCCAATTCTTAAtaatttatggaagaaaatgggTATTTTGTAATAGATACTCCATCTTGCCAGAAGAAAAGTTGTGCAagttatcttttcttctgtttaaaatctcatttctttcattttcccttctctaAAGACCTGTCTCTAAAATTTTCTTCGAAGAAGGCAAAGTTAAATACTCTCAGTCGAAAGAATTTAAACaagtgaaacaaaatgctttcagcaCTGAGGAGGCTGGACTGGCACCAAGTTAAAACATGAGTGTCACGTTGGGAGTTAATAAAACACCTACAGAttgtttttccatattttttctgcaatgtcaAGGGGAAGCATCCGGGACAGAACACACGGCTGCGAATGAGTTCATGTTACCATCACAGAGAGACATCTGAAGCAATATTAAACCAAAGTTATCCCATTCACTTTGTTTATCTGGGCTCAAGTGCAACAAATTGATGAGCACATAATTAACTCATTGGAAAATACATTAGCGTGgagaatggggtttttttgggggggcagcTATTCTGTTAGGTGACATGATGACAGTACACATCCATCCTGTGCTTGCTGTGCTGGAGTTGTTTAGGAGAAAGCTTGTCTGGGCTACCAACAGCTGGGGCATTGAGCTCTTACTTGGTTTGTTgcgcttgggtttttttcctgtgcaaacACAGCTCTGCAAAAGCTTTGCACTTAACTGTTTAGTGACGTGAACTTAAGAAATTAACAACTTAAGAGATAACTCCTACCCTTGGTTCTGCTTTCTTCACCTTCAGCTGGCaccttttcctttgaaaaaatcaCACCTTCAAGAAGCAAGGAAACCCACACCGGCCTAACTCTCCAGTATTTAACCCCCTGATGCTCCTTCTCCCAAGGAAATCTCTCTGGGACCTAAAGATCCCCCAAGGATGGGAAATCCAGCAACCACCCCACCTATAACAAGGTAACAAAAAGATGCCCTCTTCTCACATGGCTTAGCAGGCAAAGCTGGGGCAAAAACTTGGGcaaagctggggaaggagatcaagcagaaagaaatatcCCTCTACGTGCTTCACCAGCCACAAGACATTCTGATTAGGCATCTTGCTTAAAATATCCAAGCCGGAGGCTTTTGCATAAAACATCCCTTGTGATGGGTAGTAATTTCAAAGGTGTGCTCTGAATGGAAATCTAACACTGCAATCAATTTGCAGAGGTTACCTAGAGGAATAAGAACATATTGAGCGGATAATAAAATAACCTCTCTATGATGCCATGTGGGCAGGGCATGCTGTCAGAAAcacacaggagaagaaaagccatGCTTGGAGGGACTTGGAGGCTGACACAGAGACAAGAAGGATGTGTGTGATGCCTGTGTATATACCTACATGGGACACATCAAAACACTTGATGGGTCTAAACCCCAGCTCACATACACGAGCATAGGCCATTTTACAAGAAGCCCATACCCTAGATTTTAGGAAACTGCATGAAAACAATTCCAGAGCCAGACCCTGTGTAAATCTAACCTCTGGGCTCTGCTAAGCTAACCACTGTTATCAGCAACTAACAGACGAGCCACTCTTCGGAGAGCAACGCTGCGGAGACACCCAGTCATGCTGGCAGACACATGCCAAGCCTTTTCAGCCCCCCACCGGCCTGGATTCCCATGACTTTGGATGCAGGCAGGTTGGCTTTCTTGCTGGGGCTGTGTtaattttcccttcctcttggCAGGAACACACTCATAGCTCAGCACAAGTCATCTTATGTCACTTTCTGACGAGACAGGGGCTATGACCTTAACAGCCGCATGGCACTGCATGCGTATTTCCAACTTCCCCGTGTTGTCCAAGACACTCTGCAATCAAAGCGCAACTCTAATGAGGTGAAGTCAAGCAGGGAAGCCTGGGGAACGCTGAAATTACAGCAGGGCGCCCACCATTAACtctgctgcccccctgcccagccctgacGTTAAAGCTTTTCCTCCTGCGGGCATGGTCCTGGTAATGCCCCTGCACTGCTCTACGCTAAGCAGAAGTGGAGTTTGATTAGTTGCTGACTACTGGATGTTTTGGGGGTTCCCCACGCAAATGGTAGGGATAAGTGACCCCATGGGGACCTACTGGCAGGGCAGGCGCAGACTTGCTTGCCAAGGCCAGCCTTCGGGCACCTTAACCCCACATCCCCCAGCACCAAAAGGGAGGGTCCCGATCCCTTGTCCACCCCCGGAGGTGCCTCTGGAGGtgcctgccccctccccaagcCCACAGATGAGACGACTGCACATCCCTCCCCACATCTCCCGGCGCCTCCAGCCCCACGGGTGCCACCGCTCCCCGCGGCGggtccttccttcctccctccctccctccctccctctctgctctatGTCCCGGGGCCTTCCCACTCCCGTGGGTGCCCCACGGGTCCTCAACCCCGGGTCCCCTCCGTGGCATCCAAGTGCACCCTTGTCCCCCCCAagctcctcccagccccagcgccCGGCGCTCCCCGCCGTGCCGCCCCCGCGCCTCACCGCGGCCGTTGCgccccggcagcgcccgccccgcccccgcctgcTGCCGTTGCTCCGTTCGCGGACATGGTGGTGccggtgctggtgctgctgcccgCCCTCCTCGCCGGTACCGGACGCCGGGCAGTggcgggagggggaggggaaaagagccGGTGCCGGGGAAGCGGGAAGCGGGCCCGTACCGTGCCCCGACCGGGCACCGGCTGGCGTGGGGGGCGCGGCCGCGGAATCTAAGCCGGGCATCAACCATCCGGGGGCAGGGTGGAGAACCGGACAGTGCCGGACACCGGCTGGTCGGGGGGGAATCCGGGCGAGACCAGACGCCGTTAACGCCGGTTGCTCTCCACAGGGCTCCTCTCGTGTCCCGGCGCCGTTGCCAGCGTCCCGGTGAGTGCGGCCTCCCCCGTCATCCCCGGGAAGGACCATCCCGCCTGCCCTCCATGTGGCCCCTTCCCCAAAGCCCCAGGCCTGACGCCGGGTAGGAGTGCCTGGCCCTGGCTCCGGAGCTCCGGGGCTGAGCCAGGCCACCCCTCCGGTACCCCTGCTCCGCCCCCGGCGATGCCCCAGACGGTCCCTCGCCACAGCTGAGGGACCCGGGGAGCCTGGCATCCGCCTGCTAAGGGCTGCAGCACGCACACCCTGGTGATTCCCATCTCTTACCAGCTCCATCTGTGGTTGCCCTGCACGGGGACCCGCCGTCCCTGTGTCCCACTGACTTTGAGACGCTGGGAGGAGCTGCGTTTTGTAGCACGTGTATGTCCTGACACCACAGCTGAAGCTGTGCCAGGCAGTAGAAGCCAAGCCTCAAGCGATAAATTCCCATGAAAGATAATGTGGCTCTTGATAATGCTGTGCCAGCTCCCGTTGGATGCTTCTTTCTGTGCACGAGCGTGCCAGTATTCTTCAGAAGCTCTCAGATCAGAAGCCGCTGATCTGAAAGGGTTCAAGAGACGTGTTTCACATGGTCTGTCTTAGTCTTCTGATACACCTATCTTCCCTAGCCTGCCTGCCACAAGTATGGCGTGCCCGGATGTCCAAGGGACTACAATCCAGTTTGTGGGACCGACGGAGAAACCTACTCAAACGAGTGTGTGCTCTGCCTTTCAAACAGGTAGTCACTTAGTTGTCATCCTAACCATCCCTTCCTTATATGCAAGGAATATTCACCCTCACATCCCAATTAACTGATAGATTATTGGCTTTGGATCGTTCAAACTCTGTTAAACTATGGTTTTAGCAGTGTCAAGTGTCAATCCATTGCAACAGCTTTTGTCGTGATACCTGTGAATGGCTTAGATTGGATTCAGTTAGCTGGGGGCActgaatatttgcttttgtaattctTAAGGAGGAGCATCTCAAAGGGGGGTTGCCTGTCATGTTCATACAATGCCTCATTACCATTAAATATAATGCCAGACCCTTCCACAATCTCCATCAGAAAACATGAAGGATCCCAcccaaaatgcagcttttattaCAAAATGTTTACATTCAAGATCCAATCTCTTGTACTTCCTTTCACAAAGAAGAGTAAAAATGCTAAATGTTAGGATTTTGCCATTCAGGTTGtgtaaaaatcaagaaaaagatCTCCTAATATTTGAGAGAgagtattttattaataatttaatcatttttaaaaaacaaattgaaaacatAGAAAATTAGTCTTTAATGAGCATTGTTACCCCCATTACAATTGTCTGCAAACCTCTGAATTTGATGGTGAAAGGCAATTTATATTAATGAAATAACAGACTTTCTGTTTCCAGCAGATGGAAGAAGTGAGAGTAGCACAGCAGCAGTGATGGGCATTTACAAAATTACAAATAGATAGATCTCAAGAAAGGGAAGGCTGAAATATGTTTCTGACTTTGGGGCAGGGGAAAGATTAATTGTGACCAGATAATTTACAAAATTCAAATGACCAAGATAGAGGGAACATAGACCAGAATTAGGAAAGTGTCAAAGGTGTCAAAGGACACttaaggaaataatattttaaagaaagtgcCAAAGTGTGTTGAAGTGTGTTTAAAGGTAGGCAGATCTGCAGAATTTGGTAGCGTTTTCACCAGAGAACATCACAAACTACCCAAGCAAATGACAAATTGCAAAGAGAATTGGTAAACATGCAGTTGAGGGGGAAGCAGGGAATCAAAGGGTACACAGAGTACAATCTgtgaaaaggggagaaaagatgTAGCTGGCACGTTACATATTAGAAGCCTGCCCATCTTTGCTGCCTAGAATGATGTCGGAGTAAGTTATTAAGCAATTGACTTGTAAAGAGCCAGAGGTAAAAGGAGAGTAAGCAAAGCTGATACAGGTTTGTCAGAAATAATCTGATCAAATCCATGAGATTTAGTTTTTTGGCAAGATAACTGGCCTAGCAGAGTGGGAGGAATCATAAGTGTTTCTCTGTGACATTAATAAGGCATTTTACATAGCTCCACTTGACATTCACATAAGCAGACAGTTATCCAGCTGACACTGTTAAAAGGATGAAGTCACAGTGGTTTGAAATGCTGTGCTTTAAAAGCAGTGACCAGCATTTTACAGTCAAACTGGAAAGAGATTTCCTTTTGGTGTAGTGCACCATTCAGTATTTTCATAATGAATTGGATATTGGAATAAAGATAGCCTTATGTTCCTCAGATGTGTCAGTTTTTAGGCATGATCCCTCAGTTCCAGATGGGTGCACAGTAGATTCCTGAATTCAGCACTGCACACACCACCAAGGGTTCTCTAGCCAAACCTGCCATTTCCACCCAATTCCTTGAGTAATTTGTGGTGGGGCTTACATATTATTAGTATACATGTTTTGTGTAATATATGGGATTTAATCCAGTTACACACACAAGATAAATTTTTATCTTAACCATCTTTTTGTGCTGTCTTCTTACATGCTCAGAAGCATGTATTTTGGTCTGAAGGGACACAGGGTGGTCAGATACTATCctgatttttttgcctttaataaTTCAGTAGTTGGCATACTCAGTGGCTTTCTAATTCAGTCTGGAGTTGTTCTTCTAAAATGTTTGACTTGGCATGAACACAACAAAGATAAAACATTGTCTTATTGGAAgaatttcagctttgaaaaatggTTCATAGTAATAAGAAATGTTCATTTCACTTCAAGGAGTCTAAGGTACAGTCCGTCACGCTCCTTCGGAGGGGAGAACAAAGAGATCTTTCTGCTCTTATTAACAAGCTGCATGACCAGTAGTTGCTGAGATAAACGGTGTAATCCAGTGATGTAGAAACATATATATGGCCATATCCCATAGTGAATTACAAAACAGTTCTAAATTAAGTTGTGTGATTCTCAACGGCCAACTTGCAGGTCACTTCCAGCCCATGTTTAAGCCCATTAAAGGACTTTTGAAAGGGAGTTGTACTTCCCTGATGGCCAAGGCAGTACCGGCCATGGGCTCTCGTAGCCATGCAGACTGCATGGGCACCTGGAGAGCCCCACGTGCCATCAGGAGTACTGCAGCAGAGGTTGCTGTGACTGATGCACACCTGGAGCAAAGGTGCAGCACAAACCCTGCCCATCCTGGTTCTGCAGTGCAGCCTGTTAACTGTAAGACCAAAGCTGGTcttcttccctgtttttttttttaaagcttagaTCTAATCCATTCTGAAGCGGGTGCTCACATGCAAATCCTAGGTCTCTTCCACACTTAGCGTCCAGTAGCAGTGACAACAGCTGATCTTAATTTAAGCCTGGTCTGGCAGCACAAGTACTTCTTTGGAAACAGATGCAGCAGCTTGAGCTGACTCTGCAGGGTTTAGCGCAAGGGCTGTCCTTCAGCCAGAACTTTTCCTTACATCTGGTTTACATTCCCTGGACTTGATTTGTCCTTTTATATTCCTAATCCGCTCCGCTACCTTCTGGTTAAAAGATCCCTGATACAACTATTAGTACAGATCGTCCCTGCTTTTGGGTAATCATAAGCCTCCTGAATTTCATGAGGAGTAAACCAGCTTGATTCTATTAAGACAGGGAAGCGAACTGAAGATCTAGGGCAATTTGGATTCTATCACATTCTCTTCGTATCTGCATTTCCTTGGTAAACTGAGATTTGTAAATGGAGCACCCTAAAGTTCCATGTAtgggacttttaaaaaaaaaaaaaaatctaatgttCCCAAACTAAGGGAGACTTGGCTAAAATTTCCTCCAAGAAGATTCCAGCATGTGTGATTCATAAATCTTTGTGGTTACTTTGTGGTAATGTTTGCCCTACGTGATGCAATTAAATGCACTGCTGCGTTTAATTGAACACATAGAAAGACATGGGAGTCTGctttataaaatgtttgttaCATTCAAGTGTAGTGCttctcttctaaaatatttttcttctgcttgcagtgaaaataaaaacgATGTCCAAATTTTCAAGATGGGAAGATGCTGATATGGCAGAGGGGACACACAGT
Proteins encoded in this window:
- the SPINK2 gene encoding serine protease inhibitor Kazal-type 2 — translated: MVVPVLVLLPALLAGLLSCPGAVASVPPACHKYGVPGCPRDYNPVCGTDGETYSNECVLCLSNSENKNDVQIFKMGRC